One stretch of Gambusia affinis linkage group LG05, SWU_Gaff_1.0, whole genome shotgun sequence DNA includes these proteins:
- the smg5 gene encoding protein SMG5, producing the protein MSGPGQDSEPEAKVLLIKRLYRAVVESVHKLDVIIGSKSSYREVFKPENISLRNKLRELCVKLMFLHPVDYGRKAEELLWRKVYYEVIQVIKTNKKHIHSRSALECAYRTHLIAGVGFYQHLLLYIQSHYQLELQDCIDWTHVTDPLIGRKKPVSASSREMEWAQMACHRCLVYLGDLARYQNELAGVEAEQLAERFYHQALSVMPHVGMPFNQLGTLAGSKFYNVEATYYYLRCIQSDTPFEGAYGNLKRLFDKAAKMYHQVKKQEMKKLSPSRQRSKDIKRVLVSFMYLQSLLQPKNSLMETELTSLCQSVLEDFNLVLFYLPAPTHGGAPPCPSEEEEEQTQHSDSSYPVLPDNLIFKMVVTCLMVVHSLKRGGSKQYSASIAFTLALFSHLVNHVNIRLQAELEDGESQVPALHTDAADDLEMRDISAAEVNPSEERPLQNGSLEQEDEEDKEEEGCERVRVKKQSSEEDQHKAEEEKQRQKKKYTRLSRLRRRRCAHKGGQGEDESDLSEGFESEEDEEDDEGGRVHADSTVGTPIDEPLNPSSVKKETKRDGLGEEGSWESGSEEEEGGTAFDVETDSDMNSQESRSDLEDMEDTENSDSTEGQAREQQEEEEEQPKEEGGERDGEALPSTNGPLTQSDSSISSNLQAMSSQLFQSKRCFRLAPTFSNMLLRPQAASGSTPTDTSAPPSQETPPPAGDSHCDLNPGTANGTNVNDLDSDSEESQHSAHSEKTLLEKLEILSNQGLMQVVKVFVDWLRTNTDIILMCAQSSQSLWNRLSVLLNLLPDGSKLLEADLGLNSEVTEMLKECEQPGLSQTLLLPEDVALRHLPALSAAHRRLDFSHRNSSLSPLQECVLRVCCIRSFGHFLTNLQGNVLHFNPEAGIFTSISQSEQDNLVQQAKAQFRMAEEEARRNRLMRDMAQLRLQLEVSQLEGSLQQPKAQSSMSPYLVPDAAALCHHLNLIRHLAGSGCFIIIIPRTVIDGLDRLKKENGGARDGIRFLESEFRKGNRYIRCQKESGRTFERDKLKRQDIEAWHLYKMVDSCRQLTVSQSNGDEDTAGMVTILTGHEVDELCARSAAMKSATQAVSSAGMELKNIVEFYRQWKEIG; encoded by the exons ATGAGCGGACCGGGTCAGGACAGCGAGCCCGAGGCGAAAGTCCTTCTTATCAAGCGGCTTTACAG GGCTGTGGTGGAATCTGTGCACAAGCTGGATGTCATCATCGGCAGTAAGTCATCCTACAGAGAAGTCTTCAAGCCGGAGAACATCAGCCTGCGGAACAA gTTGAGAGAGCTTTGTGTGAAATTAATGTTTCTACATCCTGTTGACTACGGCCGTAAGGCCGAGGAGCTGCTTTGGAGGAAGGTTTACTATGAGGTCATCCAGGTTATCAAGACGAACAAGAAG CACATCCACAGCCGCAGTGCCCTGGAGTGCGCCTACAGAACACACCTCATCGCCGGCGTGGGTTTCTACCAACATCTGCTGCTCTACATCCAATCACATTAccagctggagctgcaggactGCATCGATTGGACGCACGTCACTGATCCTCTCATCG GTCGAAAGAAACCCGTGTCGGCCTCTTCTAGAGAGATGGAGTGGGCTCAGATGGCGTGTCATCGCTGTCTGGTCTACCTCGGAGATCTGG CGCGCTATCAGAACGAACTTGCTGGAGTGGAAGCTGAACAGCTGGCAGAGAGATTTTACCACCAAGCCTTGTCTGTCATGCCCCATGTTG GGATGCCTTTTAACCAGCTGGGAACACTGGCAGGAAGCAAGTTCTACAATGTGGAAGCAACATACTACTACCTACGATG CATCCAATCAGATACTCCGTTTGAGGGGGCCTACGGCAACCTGAAGCGTCTGTTCGACAAAGCTGCCAAAATGTACCACCAGGtgaagaaacaggaaatgaagaagCTGTCTCCGTCTCGGCAAAG ATCCAAAGACATTAAGCGTGTCCTGGTGAGCTTCATGTACCTTCAGAGTCTACTGCAGCCTAAAAACAG CTTGATGGAGACGGAGCTGACTTCACTCTGCCAGTCGGTGCTGGAGGACTTCAACCTGGTTCTGTTTTATCTTCCGGCTCCGACACACGGAGGCGCTCCACCCTGTCcgagtgaggaagaggaggagcagacgCAGCACAGCGACAGTTCCTACCCCGTTCTGCCCGACAACCTCATCTTCAAGATGGTGGTCACATGCCTCATGGTCGTACACAGCCTTAAGAGAggag GATCTAAGCAGTACAGTGCATCCATAGCGTTTACGCTGGCTCTGTTCTCCCACCTGGTGAACCACGTGAACATCCGGCTGCAGGCTGAACTGGAGGACGGGGAGAGCCAGGTTCCTGCGCTGCACACTGACGCTGCAG ATGACCTTGAAATGAGGGATATCTCAGCTGCAGAAGTGAATCCGTCAGAGGAGAGGCCACTGCAGAACGGCTCCCTGGagcaggaggatgaggaggataaGGAAGAAGAGGGCTGTGAGCGGGTCAGAGTCAAAAAGCAGAGCAGCGAAGAAGATCAGCACaaggcagaggaggagaagcagagacagaagaagaagtacACCCGCCTTTCTCGACTGCGGCGCCGCCGCTGCGCGCATAAAGGCGGACAAGGGGAGGACGAAAGCGACCTGAGCGAAGGATTCGAGAGCGAAGAAGATGAGGAGGACGATGAAGGAGGGAGGGTCCATGCTGATTCCACAGTTGGGACGCCGATAGATGAACCGCTCAACCCTTCATCTGTGAAGAAGGAGACGAAGAGGGACGGCCTGGGTGAGGAAGGCAGCTGGGAGAGTggctctgaggaagaggagggagggacCGCTTTCGACGTGGAGACCGACTCGGACATGAACAGCCAGGAGTCCCGCTCAGacctggaggacatggaggacacAGAAAACTCTGACAGCACTGAGGGTCAGGCCcgggagcagcaggaggaagaggaggagcagcccAAGGAGGAAGGCGGGGAGCGGGACGGCGAGGCCCTGCCCAGCACCAACGGGCCCCTTACGCAGAGCGACTCTAGCATCAGCAGCAACCTGCAGGCCATGTCCTCCCAGCTCTTCCAGTCCAAACGCTGCTTCCGCCTCGCACCCACCTTCAGCAACATGCTGCTGAGGCCTCAGGCCGCCTCAGGCTCCACCCCCACTGACACCTCTGCCCCGCCCTCCCAGGAGACGCCCCCTCCTGCTGGAGACTCACACTGCGACCTGAACCCCGGTACTGCCAACGGAACCAACGTCAATG ACTTGGACTCGGACTCGGAGGAAAGTCAGCACAGCGCCCACAGTGAAAAAACCCTGCTGGAGAAACTGGAGATTTTGTCCAATCAGGGATTGATGCAGGTGGTGAAGGTCTTTGTTGATTGGCTCAGGACGAACACAGATATCATCCTCATGTGTGCGCAG AGTTCGCAGAGCCTGTGGAACCGTCTGTCGGTTCTGTTGAACCTTCTTCCAGACGGCAGCAAGTTGCTGGAGGCTG ATTTGGGGCTGAACTCAGAGGTGACAGAGATGTTGAAGGAGTGCGAACAGCCAGGTTTGAGCCAGACTCTGCTGCTGCCTGAGGACGTGGCGCTGCGGCACCTGCCTGCGCTCAGCGCCGCTCACCGCCGCCTTGATTTCAGTCACCGCAACTCCTCCCTCAGTCCCCTGCAGGAG TGTGTGTTGCGAGTGTGTTGCATTCGCAGTTTTGGCCACTTCCTAACAAATCTCCAAGGCAACGTGCTGCACTTCAACCCAGAGGCGGGAATCTTTACCAGCATCAGCCAGTCAGAGCAGGACAATCTGGTGCAGCAGGCTAAGGCCCAGTTCAGGATG GCGGAAGAGGAGGCCCGTCGGAATCGTTTGATGAGAGACATGGCCCAACTTCGACTGCAG TTGGAGGTTTCGCAGCTAGAGGGCAGCCTTCAGCAACCTAAAGCTCAGTCATCCATGTCTCCCTACCTTGTTCCTGACGCCGCCGCCCTCTGCCATCATCTGAACCTCATCCGACACCTGGCCGGCAGCGGCtgcttcatcatcatcatcccaAGAACAG tgaTTGACGGACTGGATCGgctaaaaaaggaaaacggTGGTGCAAGAGACGGGATCCGCTTCCTGGAGTCGGAATTCCGCAAAGGAAACAG GTACATACGTTGTCAGAAGGAGTCGGGTCGCACTTTTGAGAGAGATAAACTGAAGCGGCAGGACATCGAAGCTTG GCATCTGTATAAGATGGTGGACAGCTGCCGACAGCTGACGGTGTCCCAGAGCAACGGAGACGAAGACACAGCCGGCATGGTGACCATCCTGACAGGACATGAGGTGGACGAGCTCTGCGCTCGGTCTGCCGCCATGAAG TCGGCGACCCAGGCTGTGTCGTCCGCAGGCATGGAGCTGAAGAACATCGTGGAGTTCTACCGCCAGTGGAAGGAGATCGGCTGA